A genomic stretch from Desulfotignum balticum DSM 7044 includes:
- the clpP gene encoding ATP-dependent Clp endopeptidase proteolytic subunit ClpP has protein sequence MPLVPMVVEQSNRGERAYDIYSRLLKDRIIFLGSAIDSEIANLIVAQLLFLESEDPEKDISFYINSPGGVVTAGLAVYDTIQYIKPDVSTVCIGQAASMGALLLAAGAPKKRFALPNARIMIHQPLGGAQGQAADIKIQATEILRMKDTLNEILAHHTGREIEKIAKDTDRDFFMSGDEAKTYGIVDRVVADRSQLEVEA, from the coding sequence GTGCCATTAGTTCCAATGGTGGTTGAACAAAGCAATCGGGGCGAGCGGGCCTATGACATTTATTCGCGTCTGTTAAAGGACCGGATTATATTTTTGGGTTCTGCCATAGACAGTGAAATTGCCAACCTCATTGTGGCCCAGCTGCTTTTTCTGGAATCGGAAGATCCGGAAAAAGATATCAGTTTTTATATCAACTCTCCCGGTGGTGTGGTCACTGCCGGACTGGCTGTGTATGATACCATACAGTACATCAAGCCGGATGTGTCAACAGTTTGTATCGGACAGGCCGCCAGCATGGGGGCATTGCTTCTGGCTGCGGGGGCTCCGAAAAAACGGTTTGCGCTGCCCAACGCCAGAATTATGATCCATCAGCCTTTAGGGGGTGCCCAGGGCCAGGCAGCGGATATCAAAATTCAGGCCACGGAAATTCTTCGTATGAAAGATACGTTAAACGAGATTCTGGCCCATCATACCGGCCGGGAAATCGAAAAAATTGCCAAGGACACGGATCGCGATTTTTTCATGTCCGGGGATGAAGCAAAAACCTATGGTATTGTTGACCGGGTGGTTGCCGACCGAAGCCAATTGGAAGTGGAAGCCTGA
- the lon gene encoding endopeptidase La, producing MINISRLFNQDGSEYIKKTLPLVPLRDMVLFPFVTTSVFVGREKSIKSLSEAMAGEKKIFLTTQKDPEVLKPTIQDIFQVGTEAKITQLLRLPDGTVKALVEGACRGKIIKLSDERGFLTVDFIPVQEMPMSDAISKAALRTVLEAFEHYATLSGAVAKSFFKNLEILESDPSRYADAIAAQLPFKVTDKQQLLECTDIEKRFYLLLQLIEQETEVFAMSQKIKGRVKEQMEKLQKRHYLTEQMRAIKKEMGEDSESGEYAELETRIRKKRLPKEAAGVVRRELEKLKMMAPMSSEATVIRNYIDWMISLPWFRKNRAKNDLATAERILDQDHYGLKKPKERILEYLAVQMLIKKIKGPILCLVGPPGVGKTSLARSVASATGRSFARISLGGVRDEAEIRGHRRTYVGAMPGKLIQTIKKVGYSNPVLCLDEIDKMTADFRGDPSSALLEALDPEQNRHFNDHYMEVDYDLSEILFITTANTLFDIPAPLRDRMEIIQIPGYTQFEKAQIAKGFLIPKQIRENGLEQADVTFSDNAVQTIIQRYTREAGVRNLEREISSVIRKIATRIVRTKERKNYSVSTVSVMKYLGQPKFRNKPLEVEDKTGIVTGLAWTQAGGELLTIEAVTMPGKGRIMVTGKLGDVMKESSQAAVSYVRSRSKALGIHEDFYKDLDIHIHVPEGAIPKDGPSAGIAMCTAVVSILTGRPVYRNLAMTGEITLRGRVLPIGGVKEKLLAAHTHGIRKVVMSAENEKDIQEIPRSIQKQLDIVFVDDMSQVLAHALIQTDADSR from the coding sequence ATGATCAATATTTCCAGATTGTTCAACCAGGACGGCTCCGAATATATCAAAAAAACATTGCCTCTGGTTCCGTTGCGGGACATGGTGCTGTTTCCTTTTGTCACCACCTCTGTTTTTGTGGGAAGAGAAAAATCCATTAAGTCTCTGTCCGAAGCCATGGCCGGAGAAAAAAAGATATTTCTCACCACCCAGAAAGATCCGGAGGTGCTTAAACCCACGATTCAGGATATTTTTCAGGTGGGAACCGAAGCCAAGATCACTCAGTTGCTTCGCCTGCCGGACGGAACGGTCAAAGCGCTGGTGGAAGGAGCCTGCCGGGGCAAAATTATTAAATTGAGCGATGAACGCGGTTTTCTGACGGTGGATTTTATTCCTGTACAGGAAATGCCCATGTCTGACGCTATATCCAAAGCTGCATTGAGAACGGTTCTGGAAGCGTTTGAGCATTATGCGACCCTGTCCGGCGCAGTGGCCAAAAGTTTTTTTAAAAATCTGGAAATTCTGGAATCCGACCCGTCCCGGTATGCGGATGCCATTGCAGCCCAGTTGCCGTTCAAGGTGACGGACAAGCAGCAGTTGCTGGAATGCACGGATATTGAAAAGCGGTTCTATCTCCTGCTCCAGCTGATTGAACAGGAGACCGAAGTGTTTGCCATGTCCCAGAAGATCAAGGGACGGGTAAAAGAACAGATGGAAAAACTCCAGAAACGCCACTATCTCACCGAGCAGATGCGGGCCATCAAAAAAGAGATGGGAGAAGACAGCGAATCCGGAGAATATGCTGAACTTGAAACCCGGATACGAAAGAAACGCCTGCCCAAAGAGGCGGCCGGGGTTGTCAGGCGGGAGCTGGAAAAGCTCAAGATGATGGCGCCCATGTCTTCGGAAGCCACAGTCATCAGAAATTACATCGACTGGATGATTTCCCTGCCTTGGTTTCGGAAAAACCGTGCGAAAAATGACCTGGCCACTGCAGAACGCATTCTGGATCAAGACCATTACGGCTTGAAAAAACCCAAAGAAAGAATTCTGGAATATCTGGCCGTGCAGATGCTGATCAAGAAAATCAAAGGACCGATCCTTTGCCTGGTGGGGCCTCCCGGTGTCGGAAAAACGTCTCTGGCAAGATCCGTGGCATCCGCCACCGGCCGATCGTTTGCCAGAATATCGCTGGGCGGGGTCCGGGATGAGGCGGAAATCAGAGGCCATCGCCGGACCTATGTGGGGGCCATGCCCGGCAAACTGATTCAGACCATCAAAAAAGTCGGGTACAGCAACCCGGTTTTGTGTCTGGATGAAATCGACAAGATGACCGCTGATTTCAGAGGAGATCCTTCTTCCGCGCTGCTTGAGGCCCTGGACCCGGAACAGAACCGGCATTTCAATGATCATTATATGGAAGTGGATTACGATCTGTCGGAAATCCTGTTCATCACCACGGCCAACACCCTGTTTGATATTCCGGCACCGCTGCGGGACAGAATGGAGATCATTCAGATTCCCGGATATACGCAGTTTGAAAAAGCGCAGATAGCCAAAGGGTTTCTGATTCCCAAGCAGATCAGAGAAAACGGGCTTGAACAAGCGGATGTGACTTTTTCGGATAATGCCGTTCAAACCATTATCCAGCGATACACCCGTGAAGCAGGGGTTCGGAATCTGGAACGGGAAATATCATCGGTCATCAGAAAAATTGCCACCCGGATCGTTCGCACCAAAGAACGTAAAAATTATTCTGTGAGTACGGTCAGTGTGATGAAATATCTGGGACAGCCCAAATTTCGCAACAAACCCCTGGAAGTGGAAGATAAAACCGGGATTGTGACCGGGCTTGCCTGGACCCAGGCCGGCGGCGAACTGCTGACCATTGAGGCGGTGACCATGCCGGGAAAAGGGCGCATCATGGTGACCGGTAAACTGGGGGATGTCATGAAAGAGTCGTCCCAGGCCGCTGTCAGCTATGTTCGATCCCGAAGCAAAGCCCTGGGGATCCATGAGGATTTTTACAAGGATCTGGATATTCATATCCATGTGCCGGAAGGAGCCATCCCCAAGGACGGTCCGTCTGCCGGTATCGCCATGTGCACGGCCGTGGTCTCAATTTTAACAGGCCGTCCGGTTTACAGAAATTTGGCCATGACCGGCGAAATTACCCTCAGAGGCAGGGTACTGCCTATCGGCGGGGTCAAGGAAAAACTACTGGCGGCCCACACCCACGGGATTCGGAAAGTGGTGATGTCGGCGGAAAATGAGAAAGATATTCAGGAAATCCCCAGATCCATTCAAAAACAGCTGGATATCGTTTTTGTGGATGACATGAGCCAGGTGCTGGCACATGCCCTGATTCAAACTGACGCTGATTCCCGTTAA
- the rho gene encoding transcription termination factor Rho gives MEPVSGYLEIMDKGFGFLREIDDNFQPRPENPYVPNSLIRKLNLREGSLIQGLGEKKDPRNPNLALVRVETINGLPFDEFAAIPMLQDQVSINPYERYVLTQNDEDTVGKALDIIVPIGMGQRGLIIAPPKSGKTFILRHMANSVVTNHPDANVFILLVDERPEEVTDFQRGLVNAHVLYSSADQQIGQHMRMTRLAMHTAIRCAEIGQDAVVFIDSLTRMTRAFNADTDSFGKTLSGGLGANAMEFPRKIFGAARKLENGGSLTIIATILVDTGSRMDEVIFQEFKGTGNMDLFLSRECAERRIWPAININQSGTRKEDLLMDSAAYEKIVDIRRKVAPMDEVSAMTSFISLLEDSDF, from the coding sequence ATGGAACCTGTGTCAGGATATCTGGAAATTATGGATAAAGGGTTTGGATTTCTGCGGGAAATTGATGACAATTTTCAACCCCGCCCGGAAAACCCTTATGTGCCCAACAGCTTGATCCGCAAATTAAATCTGCGGGAAGGCAGCTTAATTCAGGGCCTGGGTGAAAAAAAGGACCCGAGAAACCCGAACCTGGCTTTGGTACGGGTTGAAACCATCAATGGGCTTCCTTTTGACGAATTTGCCGCCATTCCCATGCTTCAGGATCAGGTAAGCATCAATCCCTATGAACGATACGTACTGACTCAGAATGACGAAGATACGGTGGGAAAGGCGCTGGATATCATCGTTCCCATCGGCATGGGACAGCGTGGATTGATCATTGCGCCGCCCAAATCCGGGAAAACCTTTATTTTGCGCCATATGGCCAATTCAGTGGTCACCAATCATCCGGATGCCAATGTGTTCATCCTGCTGGTGGATGAACGGCCTGAAGAGGTCACCGACTTTCAGCGGGGACTGGTCAATGCCCATGTGTTATATTCATCCGCTGATCAGCAAATCGGCCAGCACATGAGGATGACACGCCTGGCCATGCATACCGCCATCCGATGTGCGGAAATCGGCCAGGATGCCGTGGTGTTCATCGATTCTTTGACCCGTATGACCCGGGCATTCAATGCAGATACGGACAGTTTCGGGAAAACGTTGTCCGGGGGTCTGGGCGCCAATGCCATGGAATTTCCCAGAAAAATATTCGGTGCGGCCCGAAAACTGGAAAACGGGGGCTCTTTGACCATCATCGCTACTATCCTGGTGGATACGGGCAGCCGCATGGATGAAGTCATATTTCAGGAATTCAAGGGCACCGGCAACATGGACCTGTTTCTGTCCCGGGAATGCGCCGAACGGCGAATCTGGCCGGCCATTAACATCAATCAGAGCGGCACAAGAAAAGAAGACCTGCTCATGGATTCGGCCGCCTATGAAAAAATTGTAGATATTCGCAGAAAAGTGGCCCCCATGGACGAAGTGTCCGCCATGACGTCATTCATTTCTCTTCTGGAAGATTCAGATTTTTAA
- the qmoC gene encoding quinone-interacting membrane-bound oxidoreductase complex subunit QmoC: MTETYLAQPDLGFIAQIRGLGGDTLKKCYQCATCSVACPISPENSPFPRKEMIAASWGLKDRLIKNGDIWLCHNCGDCTDLCPRGAAPGDVLAAIRAAAITEYAQPKALAKAVNDPKKLPWLLGIPAIWFAILAYITMAQSDVMTKIFNVFGIAWSHAHEGVIAQANFFSTWFVDLTFVPLAGAVVIIFLLSLRRFITDIHENAVMEGKTDKKNIDYKSLVQALVKTVPTILKHEKFNECETNKERATPHMMVLFSFIGLFIVTGIFFFVLYVFQTPGPYSQLNPVKWLGNIAGVALVIGSGLMIKSRLDNKDQVSTYKDWYILGIVFALGVTGMLTQMARLAHLEWTSYILYYLHLIAIFNLFAFLPFSKMAHLVYRTTAMAYAEYSNRK; this comes from the coding sequence ATGACTGAAACATACCTTGCCCAACCCGATCTGGGGTTTATTGCACAGATCCGCGGTCTTGGCGGAGACACCCTGAAAAAATGTTACCAGTGCGCCACCTGTTCCGTGGCCTGCCCCATTTCTCCGGAAAACAGCCCGTTTCCCAGAAAAGAGATGATCGCAGCGTCCTGGGGATTGAAAGACCGGCTCATTAAAAACGGGGACATCTGGCTGTGTCATAATTGCGGTGACTGTACGGACCTGTGCCCCCGAGGCGCGGCTCCGGGTGATGTACTGGCGGCGATCCGTGCTGCAGCCATCACTGAATATGCTCAGCCCAAAGCATTGGCCAAAGCGGTGAATGATCCCAAAAAGCTCCCCTGGCTGCTGGGGATTCCAGCCATCTGGTTTGCCATTCTCGCCTATATCACCATGGCCCAGAGTGATGTCATGACCAAAATATTCAACGTCTTCGGCATTGCCTGGTCCCATGCCCACGAGGGGGTCATTGCCCAGGCCAATTTCTTTTCCACCTGGTTTGTGGATCTGACGTTTGTGCCCCTGGCAGGTGCCGTGGTCATCATTTTTCTGCTGAGTCTGCGGCGGTTTATCACGGATATCCATGAAAATGCCGTGATGGAGGGAAAAACCGACAAAAAGAATATTGACTATAAATCTTTGGTCCAGGCGCTGGTCAAAACCGTTCCCACCATTCTTAAACATGAAAAATTCAATGAATGCGAAACCAACAAGGAACGGGCCACGCCTCATATGATGGTTTTGTTTTCCTTTATCGGTCTGTTCATTGTCACCGGTATTTTCTTTTTCGTGCTGTATGTGTTCCAGACTCCGGGACCTTACTCCCAGTTGAACCCGGTCAAATGGCTGGGCAACATTGCCGGTGTGGCTCTGGTGATCGGATCGGGTCTGATGATCAAAAGCCGTCTGGATAACAAAGACCAGGTCAGCACGTATAAAGACTGGTATATTCTGGGGATTGTCTTTGCCCTTGGCGTCACAGGCATGTTGACCCAGATGGCCCGCCTGGCCCATTTGGAATGGACGTCCTACATTCTGTATTACCTGCACCTGATTGCCATATTCAATCTGTTCGCTTTTCTGCCGTTCTCAAAAATGGCCCATCTGGTGTACAGAACGACAGCCATGGCGTATGCAGAGTACAGCAACCGGAAATAA
- the clpX gene encoding ATP-dependent Clp protease ATP-binding subunit ClpX, whose protein sequence is MAKKDDTNDQFFCSFCGKNQKEVQKLIAGPSVYICNECIKLCGEIIEDEEKEKAAEIESTREFYVPKQIKAMLDSYVIEQDAAKKVLSVAVYNHYKRLTSRIEKPADDIEIQKSNILLIGPTGCGKTLLAQTLARFLDVPFAIADATALTEAGYVGEDVENIVLSLVQNADYDIERAQKGIIYIDEIDKISQRGDNPSITRDVSGEGVQQALLKIIEGTVASIPPKGGRKHPQQDYVKVDTSNILFICGGTFTGLEKIVERRILQKTMGFGAKIADRKQVNIGTLLEQLKPEDLIKFGLIPEFLGRLPVVTTIGELSEASLVKILTEPKNALVKQYQELFRIEGVDLQFTDEALEAMAKEAVIRKSGARGLRAIMEKTMLDIMYELPSKEDVKECVVGEEVVLKNEPPILLYEQPKKQA, encoded by the coding sequence ATGGCCAAAAAAGATGACACCAATGATCAATTTTTCTGCTCTTTCTGCGGGAAAAACCAGAAAGAAGTCCAGAAACTGATAGCCGGTCCCAGTGTCTATATCTGCAACGAATGCATCAAACTGTGTGGTGAAATCATTGAGGATGAAGAAAAGGAAAAAGCCGCTGAAATTGAAAGCACCAGAGAGTTTTATGTGCCCAAGCAGATCAAGGCAATGCTTGATTCCTATGTGATCGAGCAGGATGCAGCCAAAAAAGTGCTTTCTGTGGCAGTGTACAACCATTATAAACGCTTGACCTCCCGCATTGAAAAACCGGCGGATGACATTGAAATTCAGAAAAGCAATATTTTGTTGATCGGTCCGACGGGATGCGGTAAAACGCTTCTGGCCCAGACCCTTGCCAGATTTCTGGATGTGCCCTTTGCCATTGCCGATGCCACGGCTTTGACCGAAGCCGGTTACGTGGGCGAGGATGTGGAAAATATTGTTTTGTCTCTGGTTCAGAACGCGGACTATGATATTGAACGCGCCCAGAAGGGCATTATTTATATTGATGAGATCGATAAAATTTCCCAGCGGGGCGACAACCCTTCCATTACCCGGGATGTGTCCGGAGAAGGGGTCCAGCAGGCATTGTTGAAAATCATCGAAGGCACGGTGGCCAGCATTCCCCCCAAGGGCGGCAGAAAACATCCTCAGCAGGATTACGTCAAGGTGGATACCTCCAATATTCTTTTTATCTGCGGGGGCACGTTCACGGGACTGGAAAAAATCGTTGAGCGACGTATCTTGCAGAAAACCATGGGATTCGGTGCCAAGATCGCCGACAGAAAACAGGTGAATATCGGCACATTGCTGGAGCAGCTCAAGCCGGAAGATTTGATCAAGTTCGGACTGATCCCGGAATTTTTGGGACGGCTGCCCGTTGTCACCACCATCGGAGAACTTTCAGAAGCATCCCTGGTCAAGATTTTGACGGAACCCAAAAATGCGCTGGTGAAACAATACCAGGAACTGTTCAGAATCGAAGGGGTGGATCTCCAGTTTACGGATGAGGCCCTGGAAGCCATGGCCAAGGAAGCGGTGATCAGAAAATCGGGTGCCAGAGGATTGCGGGCCATTATGGAAAAGACCATGCTGGACATCATGTATGAACTGCCTTCCAAGGAAGATGTGAAAGAATGCGTGGTGGGAGAAGAAGTGGTATTGAAAAACGAGCCGCCGATTCTTTTGTATGAACAACCCAAAAAACAGGCCTGA
- a CDS encoding FAD-dependent oxidoreductase, whose translation MDKKYGVYICTGCGIGDTLDMEDLVEIPEEEGLNCTTHPFLCSKEGVALIQKDVDDGKVNAMVIGACSRRVNFDVFRFDNCIVERVNLREGVVWPHSRETYPALTEEQKEDEEHFDRIQMKAEDYIRMGMIRLEKVKLPIPYLPESFSKKILVLGGGVTGMAAALDAAKTGYDVTIVEKTEALGGYAAKLRSQMPVSAPFETLQAPVADKLIQEIQGYPNIDVRTGCEVARIAGQPGEFTVTFKKPGERIPFDVPFPLPEEMLVDETGKELDPEAAHAKFLEYNEGRKDILNLDPDGELYGAVILAAGWRPADLSKMGIDHLGFDLPDVVSNHEFEQIAAKGKIARPSDGKPAKNVVFIQSPGKDEDDADFDYCGSVTSQVALKQARYVTEDYTDGKAFVIYQHMRTPGLQEYFYKSMQQEDGVFMTKGSVTEVKTQENGLEVTAVNTLLGENLALKADMVVIAGGMVPVTKDDPVVNLAYRQGPGFRDNDIFGQYADSNYICFPYETQRTGIYAAGAIRRAMTIEESIEDAAGAALKAIQCVESANRGMSVHPRSGDMTFPEFFFQRCTQCKRCTVECPFGALDDDAKGTPKANPTRCRRCGTCMGACPERIISFADYTIDSIGSQIKAVKVPSEDDFDEPPFRFLALICENDAFPALDMVGLNRIDYSPDVRFIPVRCLGSVNTIWIKDALAQGMDGVILIGCKHGDDYQCHFVKGSELAEVRVKKIGDALSSLALEEERVAFVEVAIDEYDKLPKIINDFVEEVDALGPNPFKGF comes from the coding sequence ATGGATAAAAAATACGGCGTATATATCTGCACAGGTTGCGGAATCGGAGACACCCTGGATATGGAAGATCTGGTGGAGATCCCTGAGGAAGAAGGATTGAACTGTACCACGCATCCTTTCCTGTGTTCCAAGGAAGGCGTGGCCCTCATCCAGAAAGATGTGGATGACGGCAAGGTGAATGCCATGGTGATCGGTGCCTGTTCCCGCCGGGTCAACTTTGATGTGTTCCGGTTCGACAACTGCATCGTGGAACGGGTCAACCTCAGAGAAGGCGTGGTATGGCCGCACTCCAGGGAAACCTACCCGGCTTTGACCGAAGAACAGAAAGAGGATGAAGAACATTTTGACCGGATTCAGATGAAAGCGGAAGATTACATCCGGATGGGAATGATCCGTCTGGAAAAAGTAAAACTGCCGATCCCTTATCTACCGGAATCTTTTTCCAAGAAAATTCTGGTTTTAGGTGGGGGTGTCACCGGCATGGCAGCGGCATTGGATGCGGCCAAGACCGGGTATGATGTGACCATTGTCGAGAAAACCGAGGCCCTGGGCGGGTACGCCGCCAAATTACGGAGTCAGATGCCGGTATCGGCCCCTTTTGAAACCCTGCAGGCCCCCGTGGCGGACAAACTGATTCAGGAAATTCAGGGATATCCCAATATCGATGTCAGAACCGGTTGTGAAGTGGCACGGATTGCCGGTCAACCCGGCGAGTTCACCGTGACCTTTAAAAAACCCGGAGAAAGAATCCCCTTTGATGTCCCATTCCCCCTGCCTGAAGAGATGCTGGTGGATGAAACCGGGAAAGAACTGGATCCTGAAGCGGCCCATGCCAAATTTCTGGAATACAATGAAGGCCGGAAGGATATTCTCAATCTGGACCCGGATGGTGAGCTCTACGGCGCAGTCATTCTGGCGGCCGGATGGCGGCCTGCCGACCTGTCGAAAATGGGTATTGATCATCTGGGATTCGACCTTCCGGATGTGGTGAGCAACCATGAATTTGAGCAGATTGCCGCCAAAGGCAAAATTGCAAGACCCTCCGACGGCAAGCCGGCCAAAAATGTGGTGTTCATCCAGTCCCCCGGCAAGGATGAGGATGATGCCGATTTTGACTATTGCGGGTCCGTCACCTCACAGGTTGCTTTAAAACAGGCCCGGTATGTCACGGAAGATTATACAGACGGCAAAGCCTTTGTGATTTACCAGCACATGCGGACCCCCGGGCTGCAGGAATATTTTTACAAGAGCATGCAGCAGGAAGACGGCGTATTCATGACCAAAGGGTCGGTCACTGAAGTCAAAACCCAGGAAAATGGCCTGGAGGTGACTGCGGTAAACACCCTTTTAGGCGAAAATCTGGCGTTGAAAGCGGACATGGTCGTCATTGCCGGCGGCATGGTCCCGGTCACCAAGGATGATCCCGTAGTGAACCTGGCCTACCGCCAGGGACCGGGGTTCCGTGACAATGATATTTTCGGCCAGTATGCCGACTCCAACTATATCTGTTTTCCCTATGAAACCCAGAGAACCGGAATTTATGCAGCCGGTGCCATTCGCCGGGCCATGACCATTGAAGAATCCATTGAAGATGCCGCCGGTGCCGCTCTTAAAGCCATCCAGTGTGTTGAAAGTGCCAACCGGGGTATGTCGGTCCATCCCAGATCCGGGGATATGACGTTTCCGGAATTTTTCTTCCAGAGATGTACCCAGTGCAAACGCTGTACCGTGGAATGCCCGTTTGGTGCGCTGGATGATGATGCCAAGGGAACCCCGAAAGCCAATCCGACCCGGTGCCGCCGGTGTGGCACCTGCATGGGGGCCTGCCCGGAACGAATTATTTCGTTTGCCGACTACACCATTGACTCCATCGGTTCTCAGATCAAAGCCGTCAAAGTGCCTTCCGAAGATGACTTTGATGAACCGCCTTTCCGTTTCCTGGCACTGATCTGTGAAAACGATGCCTTCCCGGCCCTGGATATGGTGGGGTTGAACCGGATCGACTATTCACCGGATGTTCGTTTCATACCGGTTCGGTGCTTAGGGTCCGTCAACACCATCTGGATCAAAGATGCCCTGGCCCAGGGAATGGACGGCGTGATTCTCATCGGCTGCAAGCACGGCGATGATTACCAGTGCCATTTTGTCAAAGGCTCCGAACTGGCGGAGGTCCGGGTGAAAAAAATCGGAGATGCCCTGTCCAGCCTGGCTCTGGAAGAGGAACGCGTGGCGTTTGTAGAAGTGGCCATTGACGAATACGACAAACTGCCCAAGATCATCAATGATTTTGTTGAAGAAGTGGATGCCCTGGGTCCCAACCCGTTCAAGGGTTTCTAA
- the leuB gene encoding 3-isopropylmalate dehydrogenase, with translation MNHIAVLPGDGIGPEIMEQAVKVLDRAGQLYGFKLEYEYADVGGAAIDSHNKALPSATLALCEASDAILFGSVGGPKWEHLPPEQQPERGALLPLRKHFDLYCNLRPARVFSSLAAASPLRADIVQNGFDILCVRELTGGIYFGEPKGRKGTGKDEYAFDTMVYSRFEIERIARMAFEAARQRRKRVTSIDKANVLFSMVLWRETVTTVAREFPDIGLTHMYVDNAAMQLVKNPGQFDVILCGNMFGDIISDECAMITGSMGLLASASLNEKKFGLYEPAGGSAPDIAGKGIANPIAQILSGAMMLRYSCGQAPAADAIESAIDRVLARQIFTADMAGKGTPVSTRGMGDAIIKELSIDG, from the coding sequence GTGAACCACATCGCAGTATTACCCGGGGATGGTATCGGACCCGAAATCATGGAACAGGCAGTCAAAGTACTTGACCGGGCTGGGCAGTTATATGGATTCAAACTGGAATATGAATATGCAGATGTGGGGGGCGCTGCCATAGACAGCCATAATAAAGCCCTGCCATCTGCCACACTGGCATTGTGTGAGGCCAGCGATGCCATTTTGTTCGGTTCCGTGGGCGGCCCGAAATGGGAACACCTGCCTCCGGAACAACAGCCGGAACGAGGGGCCTTACTGCCTTTGAGAAAACATTTTGATCTGTATTGCAATCTGCGTCCGGCACGAGTCTTTTCATCCCTGGCCGCAGCCTCTCCTTTGCGGGCGGATATTGTTCAAAACGGGTTTGATATACTTTGTGTCCGGGAGCTGACCGGCGGCATCTATTTTGGAGAACCCAAAGGCAGAAAAGGAACGGGTAAAGATGAATATGCCTTTGACACCATGGTCTATTCCCGGTTCGAGATCGAACGCATTGCCAGGATGGCATTTGAGGCGGCCCGGCAAAGACGTAAACGCGTTACTTCCATTGACAAGGCCAATGTATTGTTTTCCATGGTTTTATGGCGAGAAACCGTCACAACCGTTGCCAGAGAATTTCCCGATATCGGTTTGACGCATATGTATGTGGACAATGCCGCCATGCAGCTGGTGAAAAACCCCGGGCAGTTTGATGTGATTTTGTGCGGCAATATGTTTGGCGACATTATATCAGACGAATGCGCCATGATTACCGGATCCATGGGATTACTGGCTTCTGCCAGCCTCAATGAGAAAAAATTCGGTCTGTATGAACCCGCCGGAGGATCTGCCCCGGATATCGCTGGCAAAGGAATTGCCAATCCCATTGCACAAATTTTATCCGGCGCCATGATGCTCAGGTATTCCTGTGGCCAGGCCCCGGCCGCAGATGCCATTGAATCCGCCATTGACCGGGTTCTGGCCCGTCAGATATTTACTGCGGATATGGCAGGTAAAGGGACCCCGGTCAGCACCAGAGGAATGGGAGATGCCATTATAAAAGAACTGTCAATCGACGGGTAA